The Thermomicrobiales bacterium genome segment TCGTCCATAGACGACGGTCTCCTGCGCGGGATCGAGGCCGAGGTCGTTCGTGTGCTCGCGAAGCAGCTCAGGGGCCTTCAACCGGCCGTTGTCGTCGAGCGCGTCGTCCCAGGGAAACCTGATCGAACCGGGGATTTGCCCCGGCGGCATCTGGCCGTCGAGGTCATCTACCCGCTCGGCGTCGGTTCGAATGTCGATCAGTTGCAGCGTTCGATTGTTCAGCCGGTTCAGCAGTTGCTCCGTCACCAGGTAGAAGCCGGTTTGCGGATCGACCTTCGGCGACGTAGAGGTGCTCGATGCTGCGACGATCTCGAACCGATCTGCATCCCAATCGGCAAACGCGGCATTCAGCAGCGCAGCGCGAGCGAATCCCAGGAAGCGGAGGAACCAAACCATTCTCGCCGCGTGGAATCCGTCTGCGTCGTCGTATACGACAACATCATCGCCAGTGAAGAGACCGAGCGAATCGAGCACGCGCTGGCGATGCGCCTCTTCGTCGCCCTGGGTCAAGACCGCGCCAAAGACGGGGTAGTTGGGATCGACGGTATCTCGCCACCAGGCATGGGTGGCCGACGCGATATGCCGGTCGCGGTAGACGTGAAGCGGAGAGACATCGATCAGCCTCAGGTCAGCCCGTGATGCGCGCTCGCGCACCCAATCGAGATCGACGACGAACGGCATCGCCTCCTTCTGAGCCTGGATGCGGTTGCCAGCGGCGAGGAAGAGACCGGTTCCTGCGATGGTGGCCAGAAGGTTGCGGCGAGAGATGGGTTCGAGGTTCATACTGCGCGTCATGATCACAGACGAAGTGTAGTCTGGTGTCGAAATGCGGGACGCGCAGGCTCCGGGTGATCTTCGGCTCCCCGTCCGATTGTCCGCAAGGATGCGCGTTCGACTCGTGAAGGTGGCAACATGGGCTTGGTGGTCGATCCGGAGGCAGTAGTTCCGGGTTGGGGATTTGGAACGGGCGTCGATGACTTTGGGCTGATCTCGGCGGTCGCGACAGATTCGGATGGCGGCGTCTACATACTCAGCCGGGTGCCCAAGGGGATCATGCACCGATTCGACGCGGATGGAACCTGGCTGGGAGACTGGGAGTTTCCATTTCTTGCCCCGCACGGGCTCTGGATTGGTCCGGACGATCGGGTCTTTGTCACCGACACGGGCGAGCATGTCGTGCGCATCTTCGACCGGCATGGCAACCTGATGCAGACCATTGGCTCGCCTGGAGTGATTGGCGCGCCCGGCACGCCATTCAACATGCCAACCCGGGCGGTGCAGGGTCCATCGGGCGACATCTATGTTTCCGATGGATATGGGCAGAACTGGGTGCATCGTTTCAGCCCCGACGGCAAGTTGCGTGCTTCCTGGGGTGGTGACGGGTCGGAGCCCGGCCGGTTTCAGACGCCGCATAGTATCTGGGTGGATGCGGACGAGCGCGTCTACGTGGTCGATCGCGCGAATGGCCGTGTACAGGTTTTCGACGACCAGGGCGCTGTGCTCGCGATCTGGGACGGATTCAGCTTTCCGCATGACATCTTCCAGACAAGGAGCGGAACCTTCATCGTCACCGATTGCGCGACCCGCGACGACGATTCGCGCCCCTATCACGAGCAACTTCCAGCGCATCCGCTGGTCGAGCTGAACGCTGGTGGCGAGCGGATCGGTACCACGGGCGCCAGTGGGATCGGTCCAGGAGAATTTCCTGATTGCCCCCATTCGCTCTGGATCTCGCCATCGGGCGACGTCTATGTCACCGAGGTCGTCAGCCACAATCGCTTGCAGACGTTTCGCCAGCGAGACTGAACGCGAAGAACGGCGAAGCGGCTCCGCCCCGCTCCGCCGTTCAGTTTTCGACAGCGATGGAATTCCCCGTCACCGCTGTTCCCAGGTGATTACGATTCGATGAGCTGGTAAACGACCGTGACGTCCACTTCGATGGTGGTCGTTCCCACCTGAATGGGAGCGGGCGCAACAGATTCTGCTGCCATGCCAGCGCCGCCCTTGCCATAGATCGGACCCGAGCTGTAGCCCTCGGTGATCGAAACCACGGGACCGAGCGTCATGCCAGCGGCGGCGGCGAGCTCCTGGGCGCGCTTGTTGGCGTCCTGGACCGCGAGCGCACGGGCATCGCTGGTTGCCTGGGATGAATCCTCGAGATAGAAGCTCACGCCGTAGACCGTGTTTGCGCCAGCGGCGACCGCGCCATCGAGCACGGGGCCGACATTGTCGATATCCCGCACGACCACATTGACCATGTTCTGCACCTGGAAGTTGGAGACTTCCGAGGGATTGCCGTTGCTGTCGTAGTTCTGCACGACCGACACGTAGTAGCTCGAGGTTTGAATGTCCTTCTCTTCCACGCCGGCAGCGGTGAGCGCGGAAATGACCGCCTGCATCTGGGTCGACGCCTGGTTCTGCGCGTCGGCAAGGGTCGGTTGGGTCACGGTGACGCCAAGCTGGACCGACGCAGTGTCAGGCGTGGTTGTCACGATCCCAATGCCACTGACGGAGACCGTGGCCTGAGTCGATGCAGCAGCTGGAGTGGCGTCCTGCGCGGATACCGGGTGCGACGCGGCGAACAGGGTGGTGGCCATCAGGGCAACCGCCCCGACCGAGGCGAGTTTGCGCAACGAAAGTCCCTGAGCGTTCAAGCAGTTTCTCCTACGGCCGCCAAACCGGCCTCTCACTATTGGGCATTCCGTCCGGGCGATTCCGGACTGGGGTTCCGCCTGTTGAGAGAACGTATGAATGGTGAAAAAGGTTCCGCGTCCGCTTGCAGCGACTGACCAATAGAGCGGTTCCTCAAAGAAGGGCCTGCCATCGCAAAGGCGCGTGACCTTGTTGCCCTCGCCGCGGCGAGGAGATCCCTCCACTCCGCCTCAGTCGGGATGACGGCATTCGCACGGCAGGCACGTGTTTCGGCAA includes the following:
- a CDS encoding rhodanese-like domain-containing protein gives rise to the protein MNLEPISRRNLLATIAGTGLFLAAGNRIQAQKEAMPFVVDLDWVRERASRADLRLIDVSPLHVYRDRHIASATHAWWRDTVDPNYPVFGAVLTQGDEEAHRQRVLDSLGLFTGDDVVVYDDADGFHAARMVWFLRFLGFARAALLNAAFADWDADRFEIVAASSTSTSPKVDPQTGFYLVTEQLLNRLNNRTLQLIDIRTDAERVDDLDGQMPPGQIPGSIRFPWDDALDDNGRLKAPELLREHTNDLGLDPAQETVVYGRFGSDTALSWLALRNAGFTNVLSYDRGWAEWSNAPDLPRESLT
- a CDS encoding SIMPL domain-containing protein (The SIMPL domain is named for its presence in mouse protein SIMPL (signalling molecule that associates with mouse pelle-like kinase). Bacterial member BP26, from Brucella, was shown to assemble into a channel-like structure, while YggE from E. coli has been associated with resistance to oxidative stress.), producing the protein MNAQGLSLRKLASVGAVALMATTLFAASHPVSAQDATPAAASTQATVSVSGIGIVTTTPDTASVQLGVTVTQPTLADAQNQASTQMQAVISALTAAGVEEKDIQTSSYYVSVVQNYDSNGNPSEVSNFQVQNMVNVVVRDIDNVGPVLDGAVAAGANTVYGVSFYLEDSSQATSDARALAVQDANKRAQELAAAAGMTLGPVVSITEGYSSGPIYGKGGAGMAAESVAPAPIQVGTTTIEVDVTVVYQLIES